In Centroberyx gerrardi isolate f3 chromosome 7, fCenGer3.hap1.cur.20231027, whole genome shotgun sequence, the sequence TGGGCTGGTAGCAGAGGGGTGGTGACTTGTCCTTTATTTACTGGAGGTGAAGTAAACCTGTTCTTCAAGTCTCTGTTGATCTATAGCCCTGGTCCCTCATGTTCTGTGGCCAGATTGCTCTGTGCACTCAAACAGCAGTccagtctctcctccttcacagtGAGGAGCAACGCTGAGAGAAGTCTTCTTCGTGTAGACTGCAGGATCTGCAGTTCCCCTGCAAGGAGCGACCACAGCTATAAAAGAAGCCCCCCTGCCAACAGGAACCAGCCATGGCGTTGCGTCCACGTGCTTCCTCCCAGCCTGGGAAACCTTCCTTCCTCCACAGTCCCAAGGTAGCCTTGTCCCTTCGACCGCGGGCTGTTTCCTCGCGCTCAGGCTCCATGCTGGAAGAAGAGCTCTCCTGTCCCATCTGCTGCGAGATCTTCAAGGACCCCGTGGTGCTGAAGTGCAGCCACAGCTTCTGCCGGGCCTGTCTGCAGCAGTTCTGGAACAAGAAGAAGGCCCGGCGCGAGTGTCCCGTCTGCAGGAGGAAGTGCTCGCTGACGGAGCCCACGGTCAGCCTGGCCCTGAAGAACGTGGCCGACACCTTCCTGAGGGAGCAGGAGCGCCAGGCGGCCACAGGCACCtcaggggcaggggcaggggcgGGCGGGACGGGGGACCAGGCAGGGATGGCGGAGGTCAAGTGCCTCGCACACGGGGAGGTTCTCAAGCTCTTCTGCCAGGACGACTCGGAggtcctctgctgtgtgtgtcacacCTCCAAGAGGCACCAGGGCCACAGAGTGTGTCCCTTGGAAGAGGGAGCTCAGGACCTCAAGGTAATGCACTCATGTTTGTTACGGTTTTATGAATTTATCTCACTGTTTATTTTACAGGGATTTTTCTTATTAATTAGCACTGGATGCATTCAGCATTATAATACACCAAATCAGCAATCAGTGATTCACCACTGCTGTGAAACTTTGAAAACTGGTTGTCACTCAGATGCCTGACAGTAGTTAGGAACCAGGAAACTCTGTAAGAAGCTCAGTAGGAGCCAGGAAACCAGAACCACTTCCCATCTCCCACCTTGCTGTGCTCCATATGGCTTCTCTTAAGCTCAGTGTCAAAATTATCCTAAAATGTAACACTGAAatatccccccccacccccccctctctctctcacaccctccTTGCCCCATTCCTCCCTCAGGGAGAGCTGAAGAACGAGCTGATTCCTCTGAAGAAGAGCTTGCGTCGCCTGTATGAAGCCAAGCAGGAGTGTGATGACACAACTGTGCACATCAAGGTATCAATAAACACAGAGGTCCTGGAAACACTAGAAGACCAGCATGACTGCCGACGTGACTGTGACTGAAGCTGAGCCACACACTGTTAGTGTGTAAACACGCCAAGGAAGGTGTTTGGAAAGCCACCCAATTTGTTTTTAGGATGCATATTCTTAGATTGTGTGATAAGGATTTTTGACAGAGCAATCAGGGCTATTTGTGTTAAATTGTTTACTTGAGAAACCAGAACACAAATACATCTCCCCAATAAATTTGACACATTCAGGTCATTTTTAGAAAATGGTTGGATTGTTTGTTAAACTGTTATGAAACAGAACtttagtaatcctataatataataataatatattttagaaggatactagaCAAATGGTAAAACTATAAAATACACATTAAATCAcataggaatattgtagtgatacAATAGGAGATACCATATAGTACATTAAGTtaactataaactcactacagaGTGCCACAtcataaatccctataggaatattatggtgagTTTTTGTTAGGGAATACACTGAAACATATATTAAGgacacttgctcttttcatgaaatacactgatgaggtgaatccaggtaaaagccaatataccccttattgatttcccctACTGATCACAaaagaggagatgtagataaagagaagcagacgagtcagaaggatttttaagctttgagacaattgagatgtggattgtgcaaaaggggctgcaactcaatatcaggaagatatcCATAATAATCTGTACCCCTATTTCCATGTGTGTTAGACCCAGAGCCAGGCTACGGAGAGGCAGATCAGAGAGCAGTTTGAACAGCTCCGTCAGTTCCTCCAGAAGGAGGAGACGGACAGACTGGCcaccctgcaggaggaggacgaggagaagAAACAGCTGGTGAAGAAGAAGTCAGATAGCATCACCAGAGAcatcctcaccctctctcacgcTGTCATTGCCATTGAGAATGAGATCGCGTCCAGTGATGCTCTCTTTCTTCAGGTGAGTACGTTTTAAAACTTTCCCCCCTTTGATGTCATCTGACCATACAAACAGTGGGTAGACAGATGTTTGTTAAACTCTCTCTTTGCATTTCAGAACTATAACAATACCAAGAAGAGGTAAGAAGAGCCAGTGCCTGTTATATACCAGATTCAGCctactagttattattattattttggttgACCCTTGTCTGCGATATTGTACCCACAGAGCTCAGATCAGCCAGAAGGATCCAGAAAAGGTGTCAGGTGCTGTCATAAATGTGGCCAAGCATGTGAGTTCCCTCAAGTACCAGGTCTGGGAGAAGATGGTGGAGCTGGTTCAGTACAGTAAGCACTCACTCTACTTTTTGTAACTGGGTGGTATAAaagatgtctttttttgtaaatcaatTCAACACACTTGTTTTTACTGCAGTTGTTACTCAGTCACTGTCTGTCTTCAGCCCCTGTCACCCTGGACCCCAACACGGCCTACTCCTGGTTGTCCCTGTCCAAAGACCTGACCAGTGTGGCCAACAGCGGGTCTGTCCAGCAGCTCCCGGACAACCCTGAGCGCTTTGGccactttgtgtttgtgctgggCTCAGAGGGCTTCGTCTCGGGCCGCCACGcctgggaggtggaggtgggcgACAAGGTGGACTGGATGCTCGGGGTGGTGAAGGAGTCCATAAACAGGAAGGGCCGCATCTCGGGCTGTCCAGAGGGCGGCTTTTGGATGATTTCGCACTGCGAGGGCGAGTACTCGGCCATGACGCGGCCCTGCACCCCTCTGCAGCTGCAGGGGGAGCTGACCAGAGTCCGGGTGCAGCTGGACTACGACTCTGGAGAGGTGACCTTCTCCAACCCGGTCAGCATGACGCCCATCTACACCTTCAACGACTTCTTCACTGAGAAGATGTTCCCCTTCTTCTGCCCCGGAGCCAACATCAATGGGAATAACCCCTGCCCCCTTAAGATCTGCCCCGCCAAAGTGGCTGTATGGAACAGCGCCACCTGGTGATGtggaagcaccttaaagtcaccAGTTAAAGGATAAATTTGGTGATAAAATAGAGCCAGTATCCAAGTACTGCAGGTATGTAAAAGACACAAATTATATACTATTGGTCCGAAATCGTCAAACTTATGCTTTAAGGACATTAGTGTATTAGAATCTCAGTCAAATCATTTAATCAGACAATGAGAGTGtttataaaacatgtttgtaTTTAGCGTTCAGACTTACTGTAGACATGTAAAAACAGGtttgtgtgttaagtgtgatgtAAATAAGCAAAGTAATCAGAACAGCACTGTTGTTCATTTCACTTGGGTTCATTTACTGTAATGCAATTTACAAAGCATAGAATGGCAGTTCAAGTCTACCAGGGTATGGGCTTGCCCCTGTAATCCAGGAAGGCTCCAGTCTGCTTCTCAGTCAGGGAGTCCATCACTCTCAGCAGCCCCTCCACACTCTCTGGAGCGTCGATCGCCCCCTGGtggtcacaaacacacatttaataTACAGGTTCACACACTACAGAGACCGATTCCTTCACTCCTAGTCAATCAATCTCATGTTTTATAGATCCTACTTTGTCACAAGGTCAGTCACTTTACAAACTGCTCTCTTTCCCCTGGTGTTTCTCTGTGGCTTGTATGGATTCTACTGtaattgcttgtttttttttgctattttcagAAACCATGCAATGATCGCATATGTATTCAACCATTTAATGTGATGTCCTCTATGATATCATACAGCATGATGTAAATAATGTGCTTTTCAATGAATAAAGTTAATTCTGATTCAGAGTCTGACTCTGGTTCCTCCACATTGTTTCACTGCATCCTTTACGGACCTGTGAGGTCAGTGGAAACCGGCTGACTCACCCCTTCCCCACCCATGTCGGTGCGCACCCAGCCAGGGTGCAGGACAGCAGACAGGATCTCATCCTTCCTGACCTCCTCTGAAGCACACAGCATCAGCATGTTCAAACCTGCCTGGttacagcagagagggaggaaaaggagggacaggaaaaaaaagaagggcGGGTGTTAATAAAAAGAGGTCTGATAGAACAATGGAGGTGATGGTCCACCAGTTGATGAGGCTTTTGGGTGTGTTTGGCAACAGCACATTAGTGGTGTGTGAATTAGCGGGTCACGGTGTTAGTCAGTGGCCTGTTAACCTTGCTGATCCGGTAGGAGATGGCAGGGTGGTGGGCATATGAATCTTTGACGGTTGCCATGGAACCCATTACTGAGGAGATGCTGATGACGGCTGCTTTGCTGCAGGACATCCCAGGTGTCCCACTGGCCTTGGCTGCTGCTTGTAGGTGAGGCAGGAACTCCTCATGAtgaccagaaagagagagagagggagagagagagagggaggggtgatgATGAAATTTGTTAGCAAGAGAAGCAAATCTTGCATGCTGAATAATTTCAGACTTCAGGTAAACACTGGAATGTCACCACCAAATTTTACTCTTGTTTTAGAAAAATGCAGTATTCATGAAGTTATGCGTTTGTGTATTTGTTACGAAACTTGAATTGCACTTCCCTCTCCCCTTACTTTAGTGATGTTCATGGGGCCCAAAACGTTGGTGCTGAACACGGCCTGCATGTCCTGTGGACTGGTGGTCTGCATGGTGCCGCGGGCCAGGACCCCCGCATTGTTAACCAGCAGGTTCAGACCGCCCGGCCCCACCAGAGAGCCCACCTGCTGGGCACACTGTTTTATGCTACAAAGGTCAGTGgcgtctgacagagagagagagagagaaagaaagtggagCACCAGCAGCGGTCAATGGCAGACAGTCAAATAAACATCAGAACACTGGGCTGCTCATACGGTCTAGTCTGGCCTGGACATGGGACCGGGACAGAAGGGCTATTGAAAGGTTTAATGGGACGGAACAGAGAGCTTTTACCCAGACGGACGACGGTGATGACATTAGGGTGCTTCTTTGCCAGTGTTTGCAAGGCCTgtaacacacagaaacacacagaaatggtTTCATAACATTGGAAGCAGTCATGCAGATCAGCGCAGCACAGAGGAGCTTAAGACTCTCACCTCGGCTTTGGGTCCGTCTGGGTCCCTGCAGGAGGCAAACAGCTTCCCCACTGGACGGGGCGCTTCCACCATTTGCTTAACCATCTCCAGGCCCAGGCCTCGGTTGGCTCCGGTGATAAGCACGCTGCACGGTTGAGCTGCCATTTCCCCCGTTTCAGCTTCTGCGTGCCTCTGACTCAGCTTTTGCATTCAGCCTCTGTTGAATGTTTACTTATAGCCTGGCCACACCCACCTTCTCATATCGCAGATTGGCTATTCCATATGCTGAGTTATGCTGCAACTCAGGAAGTGGgcaatttacacatttacacatatcTCAATTTGGGCCGTATGGAAGTTGCAGTCACATAGTTGCAACTACATGAGATGATCAGATGTAGCATTCATGTTAACTGAATTGAAATAAACTTCCAGTAGGAGAGGACACGGCCATGAGAGCAAATACAAGCAGCAAATACAATGGGTGATGAATGATGGTGATGAAGGGTAAACATGCCGGCAGGTGGGAAGAAGGGCGGCTCACGTTGGCCTTGTGAAGCTCTGAGAGCAAAAAGGGTAAGAAGCAGCACATAGTCACGTCCTAGAGATGGAGATAAAGGGATGGTCTATGGGCTGACCTCACCAAGAagactgtccacacacacacacacacattattatgaatgtgtgtgtgtgggcgctcATTAGTATTCCTCTATAGAGTAATCAAATGACCAATTACCAACAGCGTGCATGCTTGTGGTGGTGgggatgtttacactgtgagaggGCAGGTTTCTGAGTTGGACAGCAGGGCAGCGAGCGGGTTATTGATTAATGGAGAGAGAAGCTCTCCACAGAATAGCCTGATTGCTTTCTATTTTTgcttaaacaaacacacatacagtaacgGTAGACGTGGTAGGAGTCATTAAAAGTCAACTGGATAAATATATGTGTTCACCCCACACTCTCACATATGTAACACACGTAGCAGTATTCTGTGCTGCTTTTTCATAATGGCGACAACACAGTGTGAGTCATACAGTAGTTCTGGTATTTGTGCTGGACAAACCAGACAAAAGCCACACTGTGTCAGACAATCAAGTGATTAGTTGTGAAACGCAAAATAGCGTGACCACGTTGGTGCCTGCTGGGTTTATATTTGACTCTGCCAGTCTGTGTTTAATTATGAATCTAGTGATTGAATCAACCAAAGAGATTCTGCTGATAACTGCACAAATCGACACcgaaacaacaataaaacaattacaGGCTATATTGACTGACTTTAATATGTACATATTTTCATCTGTGGAAATGGCACTGAAGCTACAGCAGTGGTGCTGGCAGGAATGCCAATTAGCATTCCCACCACATGGCTGCACCATTTCTATGCGAAACGGCGCATTCAGGTTTCCAGACAAAAGATTCACAGAGGCTTGCAAGTCCTTGGTCCACACATGCACcgcaaaaacaaaatccactttaacaagtcatttactcTTAAAATAAACCTtagttttcttaaaacaaatgaaagattCGGCCAGTGaagtgagataattccacttgttccCAATGCAGTTACACTAGTTCCAGGAACTTTCTAGAAaaaaagtgtcaatatcttgaaacaagggagaataaggcagatcgctCCACTAGTGTTGAGAACAAGTTGGAACCAAGTGGAAATATCTCACCCTCTTGGCAGATTTTTgacttgttttcagaaaaatacgattttttaagactgaatactagactaaatgacttgttaaggtgtatattttttgcagtgtgcatgtATCTCTAACATGCATGCCAGCAAAAGCAAGCtggtggaggaaggggggggggggggcactgactgacagaagcagagagagagggatcttGAGACACAGGCAAACAATAAACCAGGGATAGGTTTGTTCAAAGAGTACTCGTATAATTGAAGACAAGGACAAACTTGAATGTACACACAATGTGACTGAATGCCCGGGGCCGACAATGCCTGCTAGCTGTCTAATTTCGCCGATGGGTGAGATTGGTGCTCTTTGGATTGCTCCGCTGCTGGTGAGTGTAAAAtgagagacgtgtgtgtgtgtttgagggtgtGAGCAACAGGTAAAAAGTTTCAAAAAGGCTTCatgagaccaaaaaaaaaaaactgtgtgcCCCGAAGTGTCTGTTTCAAATACATCAAGTAACATTAAGTGTGACGAAACACACCTacaacatagagagagacacgaAAAATACATCCGTCAACTTCCATTTGGCAACATGTTCCTTTGGCTGTCCAGATAAAATTGGCAGTGTCTTGCTCTTGATCCGTAAGCACACGTAAACATTCATTCACTCAgttacacatacatacatacatacagtacatacagactgcacacacatacatgatgcAGTACataacatgcacatacacagatataAATACATATTCATTAAATGCACTTCTGTGTCCCCAGCTCTCTGCTTTTAAAATAAGAAGGTgcataaattaaaaacattccCATCGTTATAGAAAAGGTCCATGCAGGTCTGGGTCCTCTGAGTTCACCGAGACCGAATGTCGAGAAAATATGAGGAGCACGTACAGTATCCCTGCCAAATTGGCTGCAGCCCTCTCCATCTTGCCATTTTTcgatttctgtttctgtctctctctctctctctctctctctcccccccagaGAGTGTTGttgcctctcccctctctggcagtgttgatgtatttgtctttctcctctcacaGATGGGTGCTGTCCTGCGTGTCGAACCTGTGGCTCTCCGAGCGCCCGGCGCTGCACTTCCTGCTGCTCCCTTGATTGGGCACCAGAGACAGGGGGTCCGGTCTGATCAGGTACCTGCGGTCGGAGCACAGCAGCAAAAACTTTTAGTTTCACGCTGTGTTCATTTACAGTGCTATCAGTTACACTGGCTTCATGTACTCACACGACGTCATGCAGCTCCAGTCGGGTGTCCGGAGAGGGGTTGATGAGGATGTAAGACAGTCTGTTTCCTTGGTCTGTCATCCCGTCTGacacaggaagaagaagaagaagaaggagaagagcgGTGTGTAGGGCAGGAAATAAAACAGGTACAGGATATAGGCTGAGCTACATCCGCAGATACAGAATAAAAGGCTAAAATAAGTCACAACACAGGAAGGCAGATTTAGCTAAAAATGGACACAAGCGGAATGCAtcgatagagacagacagtaaacaacagatttgtagttgtagttgtagacATCATGACATACTTTCAGCCGACTTACTGaagccagagggagagaggcccAGGTGTTTCATACGAGTTCGCACCAGGGCGTTGAGCTCCTGTCTCTCGGAGCGCCTGAACAGGGTCAGCCTCTGCTGGCTGATCCTCTCCGCAGCGCTGCCCGGCCCCCCCTTGGCCCCGCTGAGGCCCCGGCCCCCCTTCCTGCTCAGCCGCCGCGCCCACTGCATGCTCTTCCTCCTGAGGAGCGGGTGGTccgaggagtgggaggaggaggagatgggctCCGAGGAGGTGGAGTTACGGTGGGGGCCGGTCCGGGACAACAGGGGCTCTCTGGGTTCTCTGGTGTCCTCATAATCTTCCACTGTGATCGATACCTGggactgagacacacacacacacacacacacacacacacacacacctcaaacatttaatttccttgtGCAGTGTAATCAACCTGTTATCACAGAGACTTCATTAAATCAATGCT encodes:
- the LOC139929817 gene encoding E3 ubiquitin-protein ligase TRIM35-like → MALRPRASSQPGKPSFLHSPKVALSLRPRAVSSRSGSMLEEELSCPICCEIFKDPVVLKCSHSFCRACLQQFWNKKKARRECPVCRRKCSLTEPTVSLALKNVADTFLREQERQAATGTSGAGAGAGGTGDQAGMAEVKCLAHGEVLKLFCQDDSEVLCCVCHTSKRHQGHRVCPLEEGAQDLKGELKNELIPLKKSLRRLYEAKQECDDTTVHIKTQSQATERQIREQFEQLRQFLQKEETDRLATLQEEDEEKKQLVKKKSDSITRDILTLSHAVIAIENEIASSDALFLQNYNNTKKRAQISQKDPEKVSGAVINVAKHVSSLKYQVWEKMVELVQYTPVTLDPNTAYSWLSLSKDLTSVANSGSVQQLPDNPERFGHFVFVLGSEGFVSGRHAWEVEVGDKVDWMLGVVKESINRKGRISGCPEGGFWMISHCEGEYSAMTRPCTPLQLQGELTRVRVQLDYDSGEVTFSNPVSMTPIYTFNDFFTEKMFPFFCPGANINGNNPCPLKICPAKVAVWNSATW
- the LOC139929818 gene encoding C-signal-like is translated as MAAQPCSVLITGANRGLGLEMVKQMVEAPRPVGKLFASCRDPDGPKAEALQTLAKKHPNVITVVRLDATDLCSIKQCAQQVGSLVGPGGLNLLVNNAGVLARGTMQTTSPQDMQAVFSTNVLGPMNITKEFLPHLQAAAKASGTPGMSCSKAAVISISSVMGSMATVKDSYAHHPAISYRISKAGLNMLMLCASEEVRKDEILSAVLHPGWVRTDMGGEGGAIDAPESVEGLLRVMDSLTEKQTGAFLDYRGKPIPW